Proteins co-encoded in one bacterium genomic window:
- a CDS encoding acyl-CoA synthetase, which produces MTQTWHFGDILEAIEAVIPAERPALIHGEHTVSWSDFARRSNNLASWLRENGAQPGDKLAFYMRNRTEYTEALAAAFKARLTHVNVNFRYLDDELWYILENSDSKFVVFDPEFLEHVEKLRDRLPRVEHWIQLGDSVADFATSYEAIATGGSGKPLGIERGPEDTLFLYTGGTTGMPKGVMWGLPDLWAALGAGASAPAHAGQAPATLEELVEAVAAFDGARQIPCCPLMHGTGLFTSITNILGGGTVVTLPGAKFDPVELFDTVDRAGVDSLVIVGDAFAKPMLRALDDDEGRWDLKSLKLIVSSGVMWSLEVKQGLLRHHPGLMLVDAFGSSEAVGFGSSVTTAAGETKTAKFQIGEKCKVFTEDHREVQPGSGEKGFIARCGPIPLGYYKDEEKSAQTFPTINGVRYSIPGDWCLVEPDGTLTLLGRGSACINSAGEKIFPEEVEEALKTHPDVDDALVVGVPDDKWGNAVVGVVQLAPSAALDEDKLRAWVRERIAAYKVPKRIYGVEAMFRASNGKADYKSAASFAAGQYQG; this is translated from the coding sequence ATGACACAGACTTGGCACTTTGGAGACATCCTCGAGGCAATTGAAGCGGTCATTCCCGCGGAGCGACCGGCGTTGATCCACGGAGAGCACACGGTCTCCTGGTCGGACTTCGCACGTCGTTCGAACAATCTGGCCAGCTGGCTGCGAGAAAACGGAGCGCAGCCTGGCGACAAGCTCGCTTTCTACATGCGCAATCGAACGGAGTACACAGAGGCGCTCGCGGCCGCGTTCAAGGCGCGACTCACGCATGTGAACGTCAACTTCCGGTACCTGGATGACGAGCTCTGGTACATCCTGGAGAATTCCGATTCGAAATTCGTCGTGTTCGACCCCGAGTTCCTCGAGCACGTAGAGAAGCTGCGCGATCGCCTGCCGCGGGTGGAGCACTGGATCCAGTTGGGTGATTCGGTCGCGGATTTCGCGACCTCGTACGAAGCCATCGCAACGGGTGGCTCGGGAAAGCCACTGGGGATCGAGCGCGGCCCGGAAGACACACTCTTCCTCTACACCGGTGGTACGACCGGTATGCCCAAAGGGGTCATGTGGGGACTGCCCGATCTCTGGGCGGCACTGGGTGCGGGAGCCAGCGCGCCCGCACACGCCGGCCAGGCACCGGCCACGCTCGAAGAGTTGGTCGAAGCGGTGGCCGCCTTCGACGGTGCACGCCAGATTCCGTGCTGTCCGCTCATGCACGGAACGGGACTGTTTACCTCCATCACCAATATCCTGGGCGGCGGTACGGTCGTCACCTTGCCCGGGGCCAAGTTCGATCCCGTTGAACTCTTCGACACCGTCGATCGGGCAGGTGTCGACTCGCTGGTGATCGTGGGCGACGCATTCGCCAAGCCCATGCTCCGGGCGCTCGATGACGACGAAGGCCGCTGGGACCTGAAGAGCCTGAAGCTGATCGTGTCCTCGGGCGTGATGTGGAGCCTAGAGGTGAAGCAGGGTCTGCTGCGCCACCATCCGGGCCTGATGCTGGTCGATGCCTTCGGTTCTTCGGAGGCCGTGGGCTTCGGTTCGTCGGTCACCACGGCCGCGGGGGAGACCAAGACCGCGAAGTTCCAGATCGGTGAGAAGTGCAAGGTCTTCACCGAAGACCATCGAGAGGTTCAACCCGGCAGCGGCGAGAAGGGCTTCATCGCACGCTGTGGCCCGATTCCGCTGGGCTACTACAAAGACGAGGAGAAGTCTGCGCAGACGTTCCCGACGATCAACGGCGTACGCTACTCGATTCCGGGAGACTGGTGCCTGGTCGAGCCCGACGGAACGCTCACACTCCTGGGACGCGGAAGTGCTTGCATCAACTCCGCCGGGGAGAAGATCTTTCCCGAGGAAGTCGAAGAGGCACTGAAGACCCATCCCGATGTGGATGATGCCCTGGTGGTCGGCGTACCCGACGACAAGTGGGGAAACGCCGTGGTGGGTGTGGTCCAACTCGCTCCGAGCGCAGCGCTGGATGAAGACAAGCTGCGCGCCTGGGTTCGAGAGCGAATCGCCGCGTACAAGGTGCCCAAACGGATCTACGGAGTGGAGGCGATGTTCCGCGCCAGCAACGGCAAGGCCGACTACAAGTCGGCCGCGAGTTTTGCTGCCGGACAGTATCAGGGCTAG
- a CDS encoding membrane dipeptidase yields the protein MAQVLRFVALTLLCSGCLQSGAELGLEERALRLHHDAIVVDTHSDTTPYFEDPTWDFGARHEASETHMDLPRMREGGLDVEFWSIYMGKRDGDGRAIREALERIDAVWQMAARHPEVEVATTSAEIRRYAAEGKTVSLMGVEGGHIIENKLSALRMFHRLGARYMTLTHSFHTDWADSSGTTSVPEPRHGGLSLFGEQVVREMNQLGMMIDVSHVSDETFWDVMRVSLAPVIASHSSCRAVFDHPRNMDDSMLKKLAETGGVIMINFYPSYIDAQANIETKAYFEKWGGALKKMREQYESDLPRLRSARRKFFAAKPVPQTSMGVLLDHFDHALRVAGPDHVGIGADWDGVPSMPKGMEEVTALPLLTQGLLERGHSEATVRKVLGENLLRVMSRIEAVAARLSQP from the coding sequence ATGGCGCAGGTCCTCAGATTCGTCGCTCTGACCCTTCTGTGCAGCGGCTGCTTGCAATCCGGCGCCGAACTCGGGCTGGAGGAACGCGCACTCCGATTGCACCACGACGCAATCGTGGTCGACACCCATTCCGACACGACACCCTACTTCGAGGATCCGACCTGGGACTTCGGGGCAAGACATGAGGCGTCCGAAACCCATATGGACCTGCCCCGCATGCGCGAAGGCGGGCTCGATGTGGAGTTCTGGTCCATCTACATGGGCAAGCGAGACGGCGACGGTCGCGCGATCCGCGAGGCGCTGGAGCGCATCGACGCCGTCTGGCAGATGGCCGCCCGGCATCCCGAGGTCGAGGTCGCAACCACGTCCGCCGAGATCCGTCGCTACGCGGCCGAGGGAAAGACCGTGAGCCTGATGGGTGTCGAAGGTGGACACATCATCGAGAACAAGCTTTCCGCGCTGCGCATGTTCCACCGACTGGGCGCCCGCTACATGACCCTGACACACAGCTTCCACACCGACTGGGCCGACTCCTCGGGAACCACTTCGGTTCCCGAGCCGCGCCACGGCGGACTGAGCTTGTTCGGCGAACAGGTCGTCCGCGAAATGAACCAGTTGGGCATGATGATCGATGTCTCACACGTGTCGGACGAAACATTCTGGGATGTCATGCGCGTTTCGCTGGCGCCCGTAATTGCTTCGCATTCCTCCTGTCGCGCGGTCTTCGACCATCCCCGCAATATGGACGACTCCATGCTGAAGAAGCTCGCGGAGACCGGCGGCGTGATCATGATCAATTTCTACCCCTCGTACATCGACGCGCAGGCGAATATCGAGACGAAGGCCTACTTCGAGAAGTGGGGTGGCGCCCTGAAGAAGATGCGAGAGCAGTACGAGTCCGATCTGCCTCGGCTACGCAGCGCCCGCCGAAAGTTCTTCGCGGCAAAGCCTGTCCCCCAGACCTCGATGGGCGTTCTTCTCGACCACTTCGATCACGCTCTTCGGGTTGCCGGGCCAGATCACGTCGGCATCGGTGCCGACTGGGACGGAGTACCTAGCATGCCGAAAGGAATGGAAGAGGTGACGGCGCTTCCACTGCTGACGCAGGGATTGCTGGAACGAGGGCATTCCGAGGCAACCGTTCGAAAGGTGCTCGGTGAAAACCTGCTGCGGGTCATGTCCAGGATCGAGGCGGTCGCTGCTCGGCTCTCGCAGCCCTGA